The following nucleotide sequence is from Paraburkholderia flava.
TCACACGCGAGACAGTCGACTCGTGTAGGCCCAGCGTATCAGCAATTTCTCGCAAAACCAAGGGGCGCATGGCAATTTCGCCGTGCACAAAAAAATTCTTCTGACGTTCGACGATGGCCTGCGCAACACGCAGAATTGTCTCGAAGCGCTGCTGGATATTCTTGATCAGCCAGCGTGCTTCCTGAAGTTGCTGACGCAGCGAACCACTGCCCGGATCGCCACGGTTATTGCGAAGAATATTCGCATACAGATGATTGATACGCAGCTTCGGAACCACTTCCGGATTCAGTTCGGCCTGCCATCCATGTGTTGTCCTGCGCACCATGATATCGGGCACTACGTAGTCTGCTTCGGCCTTGCCGTACGCTGCGCCCGGAAACGGTTCGAGCGAACGGATCAACGCGTGTGAATCGCGCAGTTCGTCGTCGCTGGCCTTCAGCTGTTTGCGCAGACGCGTGAAGTCGCGTGCGGCGAGCAGTTCCAGATGATGCGCGACGATATCGAGCGCAAGCGTGCGAGTGGGCGTGACAGGTAGCCGCAGCAGTTGCAGCCTCAAACACTCGGACGCGGAGCGTGCACCGACGCCTGCGGGATCGAAGCTGTGAAGCAGCGCGAGCGTTGCGTTCAGTTCGTCGACATCGACTTCGAGTTCTTCGGGCAGATCGGCAAGAATTTCGTCGAAGGTCGCGGTGAGATAACCATCGTCGTCGAGCGATTCGATCAGGAACGTGACGAGTGCGCGATCGCGCGGACCGGCCTGCGTCACGCGCAACTGCGCCATCAGGTGATCGCGCAGCGACGTGCTCGATTCGTGGATCTGCAGCGGCGGCAGATCGTCGTCGTCCGATGCGTTGCCCGAGCGACCATAGTCGTCGAGATTCCACTGGCTCGCATCCGAATTGCTGTCGCTGCCGAGGCCGTTATATTCGTCGACACCTTGGGGCTCGCTCTCTTCGCGGCGCTCGCTCGACGAGGTCGACGACGACACATTGCTGCTCATCGATTCGACGGGCTGCGAACCGGGCGTCTGCGCAATGACCGAACCGTCGGACGCGACGCGTAGCGGGCTCGCGATCCAGTCGTCCTCGTTTTCGAGCAGCGGATTCTGCGAGATGGCCGTCGCCACTTCCTGCTGCAGTTCGAGCGTCGACAGCTGCAGCAGCCGGATCGACTGCTGCAGTTGGGGTGTCAGCGCAAGATGCTGCGACAGGCGAAGTTGGAGGCTGGCTTTCATGGCAATGTGAGATTCATTGTAGAGAGTTTGCCACGACCGCGATACCGGAGCCATTCACGGAAACGCGCGTGCCCGGTTCCGGTGCGACCGGTCCCGAGTACGATCCGTCAAAAATGCCGGCAGGCGCGAGGAGGCCGCCGCGGCAGTGTGACGCACGGCCGCGGACGGAAGGTGGGGCGAAGCGGTTACATGCGGAGGTTACATGCGGAAATGCTCGCCTAGATAGACGCGCCGCACGTTCTCGTTTTCAATGATGTCGCTGGGGGCGCCGGCCGCGAGCACGCTGCCGTCGCTGATGATGTACGCGTGATCGCAGATGCCGAGCGTCTCGCGCACGTTGTGATCGGTGATGAGCACGCCGATATTGCGTTGCTTCAGGAACTTCACGATCTTCTGGATTTCCAGCACCGCGATCGGGTCCACGCCCGCGAACGGCTCGTCGAGCAGGATGAAGCTCGGGTTCGTCGCGAGTGCGCGCGCGATTTCGACGCGCCGGCGTTCGCCGCCCGACAGCGACAGCGCCGGGTTGCCGCGCAGATGCGCGATCTGCAGTTCGTCGAGCAGTGCTTCGGTGCGCTGCGCGATCGCGTCCTTGGTGAGGCGCTTGCCCTGTTCGTCCAACTGCAGCTCGAGCACCGCGCGAATATTTTCCTCGACGCTCAGCTTGCGGAATACCGAAGCTTCCTGCGGCAGATACGAGAGGCCGAGCGACGCGCGCTTGTGGATCGGCAGCAGGCTGATCGACTTGCCGTCGAGATGAATTTCACCGGCGTCGAGCGGCACGAGGCCGACGATCATGTAGAACGACGTGGTCTTGCCGGCACCGTTCGGGCCGAGCAGACCGACCACCTCGCCGCTTTTCACGTCGAGCGATACGTCCTTGACGACCGTCCGCGAACCGTAACGCTTCTTCAGGCTGCGCACGACCAGCGAGCTGCTGGTGCCCGCCGGCTTGCGATGGGGAAGGGCGGGTGTACTCATGGTGCGCTCGATCCAGGTCCAGGCGCCGGGAACTGCGTCGCCGGCGTCAGCGTGGCGGACGCGCCGTTCAGCGGCGCGGGGCCGCCGTTACGCGGCGCCAGCATCGCGCGGACGCGGCCGTTCGGATTGCCCGGACCGGCGACGTCCTTGCCGGCCTTCGCCGTATAGAAGTCGTTCTGGCCGTCGTACGTGATCACGCTGCCGTGCACCTGATCCATGACCGTCGACAGGCCTTGCAGCCGGCGGACCGTCGCGTTGGTCGTCAGCGTGGTCAGGTCCTGCTTGCCGTCGTAGTCGATCCGTTCGGCGGTGCCGTCGATGTATTCGTCGAGCCCTTCGCGCTTCTGGCGGAAATAGGCGAGGTCCTTGCCGGTGGACGTGCCGGTCGCGTACTGGTAGCCCTGCGGATCCTGATGCACCTCGACGCGGTCGGCCTTGATCACGATCGTGCCTTTGGTCGCCACAACGTGGCCGGTGAAGACGTTGACCTGTTTCAGGTCGTCGTAAGTCATGTTGTCCGCTTCGATGTTCATCGGCTTGTCGCGGTCGGCGCGGTCGGCGTGCGCGAGCGGCGCGAAGCCGGCGAGCGGCAACGCGACGAGCAGCGCGGCGAATGCGGCACGGCACGCTGCGAGCGCGCGCGGATAGCCGGTATCAAAGCGGAGGAGCGATTCGTTCATGCAGTCACGCCTGGAATGGATTACCCGGGTTGCTTCAGGGAGCCGCCGGACGAATCTGACGGGGCGATCGCGCCGCGGACGTTGCCGAAGAGCTGTATGACCCGGGTGACGTTGTTGTAGTTCATGCCGCTGGCCGTCATGACGGACAGGCCGCGCTGAAGTTTAACCGGCTTTTCGGTCTCGATCACATCGTCGTTCACGAGCACGCGGAAATGTTCGGAGTTCGCCTGCATCTGCGGGTCGCCGGCGCCCGGTGCACGCAGGATCTGTGCGTTGCCGTACAGATCGACGATCGATACGTCGCCGTTCACCTTGCCGGTATCGCCCGTCGCGGTGACGATCGGCTTGCCCGGCTGGAATGCGCGGAGCGCGGGCAGCGTGAGATCGCTGTTCTCGTCGTCTTCGTAGTGAATCAGGTGCGTCGCCGTCAGACGGTATTGCGTCGCGCCCGACTGGTCGAGTTCGGATACCGAAAAATTGTCGGCGAAATAATCCGGCGTATGGGTTTTCGGCTTGATTTCGCCCTCGTTGGGCGGCGGCAGCGTGGCCTGCAGCAGCCACCACGTGATGCCGGCGAGCGCAGCCATCGCGACGAGCGGCAGCAGCGAGGTCAGACGAAACTGGTTCATCCGTTCACCCTTCGCACGCGGCCTGCAGCAGTGCGTCGTAGCGCTGCTGCGCGCGCAGCAGCGTGTCGCACAGTTCGCGCACTGCGCCGTGACCGCCGCGCGCCTGGCTGACCCAGTGGGCGCGCGCGAGCACTTCCGGATGCGAATTGGCTGGCGCGGCCGCGAAGCCGACCCGCAGCATCACCGCGAGATCGGGCCAGTCGTCGCCCATGTAGCCGCATTCTTCCGGCGCGATGCCGGTCTCGTCCAGCAGTTGCTGAAACGCGATCATCTTGTGCTCGATGCCCTGATACAGATGCTTGATACGCAGTTCCTGCGCACGCACGGCAACGATGCCCGACTTGCGGCCAGTGATGATCGCGGTGTCGATGCCGCCTTCGCGCAGCAGCTTCGCGCCGTGGCCGTCCATCGAATTGAACGCCTTCATCGTGTCGCCTTCGGCGGTGAACAGCAGGCCGCCGTCGGTCAGCACGCCGTCGACGTCGAAGATCATCAGCTTCACGCGGCTCGCGCGTTCGGTCGCGGTCAGGGGGGAAGTCATCAGATCACCTTCTTCGAAAACAGGTCATGCATGTTGAGCGCACCGATCAGCGTGCCGGCATCGTCGACGACGAGCATCTGATTGATCCGGTGCCGCTCCATCAGTTCCACCGCCTCGACGGCGAGGTGGTCCGGACCGATGGTACGCGGTCCGCGTGTCATCACCGAAGCGATCGGCAGGTCGCGGAAATCG
It contains:
- a CDS encoding RNA polymerase factor sigma-54, whose amino-acid sequence is MKASLQLRLSQHLALTPQLQQSIRLLQLSTLELQQEVATAISQNPLLENEDDWIASPLRVASDGSVIAQTPGSQPVESMSSNVSSSTSSSERREESEPQGVDEYNGLGSDSNSDASQWNLDDYGRSGNASDDDDLPPLQIHESSTSLRDHLMAQLRVTQAGPRDRALVTFLIESLDDDGYLTATFDEILADLPEELEVDVDELNATLALLHSFDPAGVGARSASECLRLQLLRLPVTPTRTLALDIVAHHLELLAARDFTRLRKQLKASDDELRDSHALIRSLEPFPGAAYGKAEADYVVPDIMVRRTTHGWQAELNPEVVPKLRINHLYANILRNNRGDPGSGSLRQQLQEARWLIKNIQQRFETILRVAQAIVERQKNFFVHGEIAMRPLVLREIADTLGLHESTVSRVTTGKYMLTPFGTLEFKYFFGSHVSTDTGGAASSTAIRALIKQLIGAENPKSPLSDSRIAELLAEQGFVVARRTVAKYREALRIPAVNLRKSL
- the lptB gene encoding LPS export ABC transporter ATP-binding protein, with product MSTPALPHRKPAGTSSSLVVRSLKKRYGSRTVVKDVSLDVKSGEVVGLLGPNGAGKTTSFYMIVGLVPLDAGEIHLDGKSISLLPIHKRASLGLSYLPQEASVFRKLSVEENIRAVLELQLDEQGKRLTKDAIAQRTEALLDELQIAHLRGNPALSLSGGERRRVEIARALATNPSFILLDEPFAGVDPIAVLEIQKIVKFLKQRNIGVLITDHNVRETLGICDHAYIISDGSVLAAGAPSDIIENENVRRVYLGEHFRM
- the lptA gene encoding lipopolysaccharide transport periplasmic protein LptA, which codes for MNESLLRFDTGYPRALAACRAAFAALLVALPLAGFAPLAHADRADRDKPMNIEADNMTYDDLKQVNVFTGHVVATKGTIVIKADRVEVHQDPQGYQYATGTSTGKDLAYFRQKREGLDEYIDGTAERIDYDGKQDLTTLTTNATVRRLQGLSTVMDQVHGSVITYDGQNDFYTAKAGKDVAGPGNPNGRVRAMLAPRNGGPAPLNGASATLTPATQFPAPGPGSSAP
- the lptC gene encoding LPS export ABC transporter periplasmic protein LptC codes for the protein MNQFRLTSLLPLVAMAALAGITWWLLQATLPPPNEGEIKPKTHTPDYFADNFSVSELDQSGATQYRLTATHLIHYEDDENSDLTLPALRAFQPGKPIVTATGDTGKVNGDVSIVDLYGNAQILRAPGAGDPQMQANSEHFRVLVNDDVIETEKPVKLQRGLSVMTASGMNYNNVTRVIQLFGNVRGAIAPSDSSGGSLKQPG
- a CDS encoding KdsC family phosphatase, which translates into the protein MTSPLTATERASRVKLMIFDVDGVLTDGGLLFTAEGDTMKAFNSMDGHGAKLLREGGIDTAIITGRKSGIVAVRAQELRIKHLYQGIEHKMIAFQQLLDETGIAPEECGYMGDDWPDLAVMLRVGFAAAPANSHPEVLARAHWVSQARGGHGAVRELCDTLLRAQQRYDALLQAACEG